From Streptomyces sp. TLI_105, the proteins below share one genomic window:
- a CDS encoding ricin-type beta-trefoil lectin domain protein, whose amino-acid sequence MTRAPVRLRRTLAAFLGLSLGVLSGGLAAPTVSQAAPSSAPTPSTSTSITVNGTKPGLTFDGVGAISGGGGNSRLLVDYPEPQRSELLDYLYKPGYGASLQLLKLEIGGDTNSTDGAEPSHMHTAGTVDCNQGYEWWMAEQAKARNPRIKLAALSWGAPGWLGGGNFWSQDTIDYLMSWMDCADGHGLTIDYLGGWNERGYDKTWYRNLKAALVSHGYGATKVVAADSDWGVADAMAQDQAFKDAVDIVGVHYPCGYLDAYATCPSTPTAQRLGKPLWASENGSQDADTGAPAVARSINRGYLDGKMTAYFNWPVIAALYPNLFFSTDGMSVANQPWSGNYHIGKTTWVTAHTTQFTRPGWRYIDSAGGYLGGTRTNGSYVTLKSTNNTDYSTVIETMDATSAQTVSFSVTGGLSTGQVHVWDTDVKSDDSSRWFVHQQDVTPSGGKYTLTLQPGHLYTVTTTTGQGKGTAVSPARKALGLPYSDDFETRATTTSPKYFSDMNGAFQSVSCGGGRTGTCLRQMAPMSPIRWTEEPYNAPYTIMGDGTWSNYTVSADTMFEQAGTVELLGRVNQQGRNNNGLNAYHLRVSDTGAWSIDKSDTKWNFTTLASGTTGALGTGSWHTIAFTLEGSALTAVVDGVTVGSATDLGYTNGQAGLGVTGYVTEQFDDFALTPGTPTSHEGRVASGLAGKCAAADASGASGTPVVLWDCDGGAAQTWTWSNGTLTQGGKCLDVTGQGTVDGTAVILWDCTGGANQQWAPQPDGSLKGVQSGRCLDVPGGSTTNGTELVIWDCNGGANQRWTLP is encoded by the coding sequence ATGACCCGGGCACCCGTGCGCCTCCGGCGCACGCTCGCCGCGTTCCTCGGCCTGTCGTTGGGCGTGCTCAGCGGCGGCCTGGCCGCGCCTACCGTCTCGCAGGCCGCGCCCTCGTCCGCGCCCACCCCCTCGACCTCGACCTCGATCACGGTCAACGGCACCAAGCCGGGCCTGACCTTCGACGGAGTCGGAGCGATCTCCGGCGGCGGCGGCAACTCCCGTCTCCTGGTCGACTATCCGGAGCCGCAGCGCAGCGAGCTGCTCGACTACCTGTACAAGCCCGGCTACGGTGCCTCCCTGCAGCTGCTGAAGCTGGAGATCGGCGGCGACACCAACTCCACCGACGGTGCCGAACCCAGCCACATGCACACGGCCGGCACCGTCGACTGCAACCAGGGCTACGAGTGGTGGATGGCCGAGCAGGCCAAGGCCCGCAACCCGCGGATCAAACTCGCCGCACTGTCCTGGGGCGCCCCCGGTTGGCTCGGCGGTGGCAACTTCTGGTCCCAGGACACCATCGACTACCTGATGTCCTGGATGGACTGCGCCGACGGCCACGGCCTCACCATCGACTACCTCGGCGGCTGGAACGAACGCGGCTACGACAAGACCTGGTACCGGAACCTCAAGGCCGCTCTGGTCTCCCACGGCTACGGCGCCACCAAGGTCGTCGCCGCGGACAGCGACTGGGGCGTGGCCGACGCCATGGCGCAGGACCAGGCGTTCAAGGACGCCGTCGACATCGTCGGCGTGCACTACCCGTGCGGGTACCTCGACGCCTACGCCACCTGCCCCAGCACCCCCACCGCCCAACGTCTCGGCAAGCCGCTGTGGGCCAGTGAGAACGGCTCCCAGGACGCCGACACCGGCGCGCCCGCCGTGGCGCGGTCGATCAACCGCGGTTACCTCGACGGAAAGATGACCGCCTACTTCAACTGGCCGGTCATCGCCGCCCTCTACCCGAACCTCTTCTTCTCCACCGACGGCATGTCCGTCGCCAACCAGCCCTGGTCGGGCAACTACCACATCGGCAAGACCACCTGGGTGACCGCGCACACCACGCAGTTCACCCGGCCCGGCTGGCGCTACATCGACTCGGCGGGCGGCTACCTGGGCGGCACGCGCACCAACGGCAGCTACGTGACGCTGAAGTCGACGAACAACACCGACTACAGCACCGTCATCGAGACGATGGACGCCACCAGTGCCCAGACCGTCTCGTTCTCCGTCACCGGCGGCCTGTCCACCGGCCAGGTCCACGTCTGGGACACCGACGTCAAGTCGGACGACTCCTCCCGCTGGTTCGTCCACCAGCAGGACGTCACCCCGAGCGGCGGCAAGTACACGCTCACCCTCCAGCCCGGCCACCTCTACACCGTGACCACCACGACCGGCCAGGGCAAGGGCACGGCCGTCTCGCCCGCTCGCAAGGCGCTCGGCCTGCCGTACTCGGACGACTTCGAGACCCGCGCCACCACCACCTCGCCGAAGTACTTCTCCGACATGAACGGCGCCTTCCAGTCGGTGTCCTGCGGCGGAGGCCGTACCGGCACCTGCCTGCGGCAGATGGCCCCGATGTCGCCGATCCGGTGGACCGAGGAGCCGTACAACGCCCCGTACACGATCATGGGCGACGGCACCTGGAGCAACTACACCGTCTCCGCCGACACCATGTTCGAGCAGGCGGGCACCGTCGAACTCCTGGGCCGCGTCAACCAGCAGGGCAGGAACAACAACGGCCTGAACGCCTACCACCTGCGGGTCAGCGACACCGGCGCCTGGTCCATCGACAAGAGCGACACCAAGTGGAACTTCACCACCCTGGCGAGCGGCACCACCGGCGCACTCGGCACCGGCAGCTGGCACACCATCGCGTTCACGCTTGAGGGCTCGGCCCTCACTGCGGTCGTCGACGGCGTCACCGTCGGCAGCGCCACCGACCTCGGCTATACCAACGGCCAGGCCGGCCTCGGTGTCACCGGCTACGTCACCGAACAGTTCGACGACTTCGCCCTGACCCCGGGCACCCCCACCTCGCACGAGGGCCGGGTCGCCTCCGGTCTGGCCGGCAAGTGCGCCGCCGCCGACGCCTCCGGAGCGAGCGGCACGCCGGTCGTGCTGTGGGACTGCGACGGGGGAGCCGCGCAGACCTGGACCTGGTCCAACGGCACCCTGACCCAGGGCGGCAAGTGCCTGGACGTCACCGGCCAGGGCACCGTCGACGGCACGGCCGTGATCCTCTGGGACTGCACGGGCGGCGCCAACCAGCAGTGGGCGCCGCAGCCCGACGGCAGCCTGAAGGGCGTTCAGTCGGGCCGCTGCCTCGACGTCCCCGGGGGCTCGACCACCAACGGCACCGAGCTGGTGATCTGGGACTGCAACGGCGGGGCCAACCAGCGGTGGACGCTCCCGTAG
- a CDS encoding amidohydrolase family protein translates to MRDRGGRRDDRERHGLVPAGGRHRLGGLLAFEREQLRRYIVEAHRCGWQVATHAIGDAALNAVLEAYEEAGRSHPRVDVRHRIEQADVASDAQVARIAELGLIPVPQGRFLSETGDGLLAALGPERGKLAYRMRSFLDAGVVLPGSSDAPVVASDPLLSIHDMVNRRTASGAPIGPDEAVTAREALYATRSVRRTRCTRSGSGALSPGACSPTSQS, encoded by the coding sequence GTGCGCGACCGTGGTGGGCGACGCGACGACCGTGAGCGCCACGGGCTCGTCCCGGCCGGCGGCCGCCATCGTCTCGGCGGCCTGCTCGCCTTCGAGCGCGAGCAGCTGCGCCGGTACATCGTCGAGGCGCACCGCTGCGGCTGGCAGGTCGCCACGCACGCGATCGGCGACGCGGCCCTGAACGCCGTCCTGGAGGCCTACGAGGAAGCGGGCCGGTCGCATCCGCGCGTCGACGTGCGCCACCGGATCGAGCAAGCGGACGTGGCGAGCGACGCGCAGGTCGCCCGGATCGCGGAGCTCGGCCTGATCCCCGTACCGCAGGGCCGGTTCCTGTCGGAGACGGGTGACGGGCTGCTGGCCGCGCTGGGCCCCGAACGAGGGAAACTCGCCTACCGGATGCGGTCGTTCCTGGACGCCGGCGTGGTGCTGCCCGGCTCCTCGGACGCGCCCGTGGTCGCCTCCGACCCGCTACTGAGCATCCACGACATGGTGAACCGGCGTACGGCCTCGGGCGCGCCGATCGGTCCGGACGAGGCGGTGACGGCCCGGGAGGCGCTGTACGCGACACGGTCGGTTCGGCGTACGCGGTGCACGAGGAGCGGGTCAGGGGCACTCTCGCCGGGGGCATGCTCGCCGACTTCACAGTCCTGA
- a CDS encoding LysR family transcriptional regulator substrate-binding protein produces the protein MAGGGPEGPALRDALQEEPSRVFDTLLRSDADLGISTIPAPAPLESALLGRSPVLAQVPRGHPWSGRTEITLAELVTEPLILMSRTNMSRLVVDETVARAGLTLTAVTETGSSAFAQAPAAAGRGVCLVTDETRFGLAELTVRTPEGLLTVPLYAGWDPDHYARSAIRDLVEGLRAYCDHHAQRYAGPDAQR, from the coding sequence ATGGCAGGCGGGGGCCCCGAGGGTCCCGCGCTCCGCGACGCCCTCCAGGAGGAGCCCAGCAGGGTCTTCGACACCTTGTTGCGCAGCGACGCCGACCTGGGCATCTCCACCATCCCGGCCCCGGCCCCGCTGGAGTCGGCCCTCCTGGGGCGCTCGCCGGTCCTCGCCCAGGTGCCCCGCGGCCACCCCTGGAGCGGGCGCACCGAGATCACCCTCGCCGAGCTGGTCACCGAACCGCTGATCCTGATGAGCCGCACCAACATGAGCCGGCTGGTCGTCGACGAGACCGTCGCCCGGGCGGGCCTCACCCTCACGGCTGTCACCGAGACCGGTTCCTCGGCCTTCGCCCAGGCACCCGCCGCCGCCGGCCGCGGCGTCTGCCTGGTCACCGACGAGACCCGCTTCGGCCTCGCCGAACTGACCGTGCGCACGCCCGAGGGTCTGCTGACCGTCCCCTTGTACGCGGGATGGGACCCCGACCACTACGCCCGCTCGGCCATCCGGGACCTCGTCGAGGGGCTGCGCGCCTACTGCGACCACCACGCGCAGCGCTACGCGGGGCCGGACGCGCAGCGGTG